The Thunnus maccoyii chromosome 9, fThuMac1.1, whole genome shotgun sequence genome includes a region encoding these proteins:
- the LOC121904487 gene encoding vegetative cell wall protein gp1-like isoform X2 has protein sequence MGLNLRVVLLWLLVIGELEAYIKSSYHGSNPGIWDMSYQPQGPSYQPKHQPQVPSYQPQVPSYQPKPQVPSYQPKPQVPSYPPKPQVPSYPPKPQVYSLHPRSQAPLYEAKPQPMPQAPRYQAKPQPVPQPMPQAPRYQAKPQPVPQPMPQAPRYQAKPQPVPQPMPQAPRYQAKPQPVPQPMPQAPRYQAKPQPVPQPMPQAPRYQAKPQPVPQPMPQAPRYQAKPQPVPQPMPQAPRYQAKPQPVPQPMPQAPRYQAKPQPVPQPMPQAPRYQAKPQPVPQPMPQAPRYQAKPQPVPQPMPQAPRYQAKPQPVPQPMPQAPRYQAKPQPVPQPMPQAPRYQAKPQPVPQPMPPAPRYQAKPQPVPQPMPQAPRYQAKPQPVPQPMPQAPRYQAKPQPVPQPMPQAPRYQAKPQPVPQPMPQAPRYQAKPQPVPQPMPQAPRYQAKPQPVPQPMPQAPRYQAKPQPVPQPMPQAPRYQAKPQPVPQPMPQAPRYQAKPQPVPQPMPQAPRYQAKPQPVPQPMPQAPRYQAKPQPVPQPMPQAPRYQAKPQPVPQPMPQAPRYQAKPQPVPQPMPQAPRYQAKPQPVPQPMPQAPRYQAKPQPVPQPMPQAPRYQAKPQPVPQPMPQAPRYQLNRNFGSGLTAQTEASTSTGDAAGMSGTNFYGSKGGFGYSPN, from the exons ATGGGACTTAATCTACG TGTGGTGTTGCTATGGCTGCTGGTTATTGGAGAACTTGAAGCTTACATTAAAT CTTCCTATCATGGTTCTAATCCTGGCATTTGGGACATGAGCTACCAGCCCCAGGGGCCGAGCTACCAACCCaagcaccagcctcaggtacCGAGCTACCAGCCTCAG gttcccagctaccagcccaagccccaggttcccagctaccagcccaagccccaggttcccagctacCCGCCcaagccccaggttcccagctacCCGCCCAAGCCCCAGGTTTATTCCCTTCATCCAAGGTCCCAGGCACCTCTCTACGAGGCCAAGCCTCAGCCCATGCCCCAGGCGCCCCGCTACCAGGCCAAGCCGCAGCCCGTGCCTCAGCCCATGCCCCAGGCGCCCCGCTACCAGGCCAAGCCGCAGCCCGTGCCTCAGCCCATGCCCCAGGCGCCCCGCTACCAGGCCAAGCCGCAGCCCGTGCCTCAGCCCATGCCCCAGGCGCCCCGCTACCAGGCCAAGCCGCAGCCCGTGCCTCAGCCCATGCCCCAGGCGCCCCGCTACCAGGCCAAGCCGCAGCCCGTGCCTCAGCCCATGCCCCAGGCGCCCCGCTACCAGGCCAAGCCGCAGCCCGTGCCTCAGCCCATGCCCCAGGCTCCCCGCTACCAG GCCAAGCCGCAGCCCGTGCCTCAGCCCATGCCCCAGGCTCCTCGCTACCAGGCCAAGCCGCAGCCCGTGCCTCAGCCCATGCCCCAGGCTCCTCGCTACCAGGCCAAGCCGCAGCCCGTGCCTCAGCCCATGCCCCAGGCTCCTCGCTACCAGGCCAAGCCGCAGCCCGTGCCTCAGCCCATGCCCCAGGCTCCTCGCTACCAGGCCAAGCCGCAGCCCGTGCCTCAGCCCATGCCCCAGGCGCCTCGCTACCAGGCCAAGCCGCAGCCCGTGCCTCAGCCCATGCCCCAGGCGCCTCGCTACCAGGCCAAGCCGCAGCCCGTGCCTCAGCCCATGCCCCAGGCGCCTCGCTACCAGGCCAAGCCGCAGCCCGTGCCTCAGCCCATGCCCCCGGCGCCTCGCTACCAGGCCAAGCCGCAGCCCGTGCCTCAGCCCATGCCCCAGGCGCCTCGCTACCAGGCCAAGCCGCAGCCCGTGCCTCAGCCTATGCCCCAGGCGCCTCGCTACCAGGCCAAGCCGCAGCCCGTGCCTCAGCCTATGCCCCAGGCGCCTCGCTACCAGGCCAAGCCGCAGCCCGTGCCTCAGCCCATGCCCCAG GCGCCTCGCTACCAGGCCAAGCCGCAGCCCGTGCCTCAGCCCATGCCCCAGGCGCCTCGCTACCAGGCCAAACCGCAGCCCGTGCCTCAGCCCATGCCCCAGGCGCCTCGCTACCAGGCCAAGCCGCAGCCCGTGCCTCAGCCCATGCCCCAGGCGCCTCGCTACCAGGCCAAGCCGCAGCCCGTGCCTCAGCCCATGCCCCAGGCGCCTCGCTACCAGGCCAAGCCGCAGCCCGTGCCTCAGCCCATGCCCCAGGCGCCTCGCTACCAGGCCAAGCCGCAGCCCGTGCCTCAGCCCATGCCCCAGGCGCCTCGCTACCAGGCCAAGCCGCAGCCCGTGCCTCAGCCCATGCCCCAGGCGCCTCGCTACCAGGCCAAGCCGCAGCCCGTGCCTCAGCCCATGCCCCAGGCGCCTCGCTACCAGGCCAAGCCGCAGCCCGTGCCTCAGCCCATGCCCCAGGCGCCTCGCTACCAGGCCAAGCCGCAGCCCGTGCCTCAGCCCATGCCCCAGGCGCCTCGCTACCAGGCCAAGCCGCAGCCCGTGCCTCAGCCCATGCCCCAGGCGCCTCGCTACCAGGCCAAGCCGCAGCCCGTGCCTCAGCCCATGCCCCAGGCTCCTCGCTACCAGCTCAACCGCAATTTTGGCTCTGGTCTTACTGCCCAGACTGAAGCTTCAACCAGCACAGGGGATGCAGCAGG aatgaGTGGGACCAATTTCTATGGAAGCAAAGGTGGATTTGGCTACAGCCCCAACTAG
- the LOC121904487 gene encoding vegetative cell wall protein gp1-like isoform X5, giving the protein MGLNLRVVLLWLLVIGELEAYIKSSYHGFNPGIWDMSYQPQGPSYQPKHQPQGPSYQPQVPSYQPQVPSYQPKPQPQVPSYQPKPQVPSYQPKPQVPSYQPKPQVPSYQPKPQVYSLHPRSQVPSYQPMPQAPRYQAKPQPVPQPMPQAPRYQAKPQPVPQPMPQAPRYQAKPQPVPQPMPQAPRYQAKPQPVPQPMPQAPRYQAKPQPVPQPMPQAPRYQAKPQPVPQPMPQAPRYQAKPQPVPQPMPQAPRYQAKPQPVPQPMPPAPRYQAKPQPVPQPMPQAPRYQAKPQPVPQPMPQAPRYQAKPQPVPQPMPQAPRYQAKPQPVPQPMPQAPRYQAKPQPVPQPMPQAPRYQAKPQPVPQPMPQAPRYQAKPQPVPQPMPQAPRYQAKPQPVPQPMPQAPRYQAKPQPVPQPMPQAPRYQAKPQPVPQPMPQAPRYQAKPQPVPQPMPQAPRYQAKPQPVPQPMPQAPRYQAKPQPVPQPMPQAPRYQAKPQPVPQPMPQAPRYQAKPQPVPQPMPQAPRYQAKPQPVPQPMPQAPRYQLNRNFGSGLTAQTEASTSTGDAAGMSGTNFYGSKGGFGYSPN; this is encoded by the exons ATGGGACTTAATCTACG TGTGGTGTTGCTATGGCTGCTGGTTATTGGAGAGCTTGAAGCTTACATTAAAT CTTCCTATCATGGGTTTAATCCTGGCATTTGGGACATGAGCTACCAGCCCCAGGGGCCAAGCTACCAACCCAAGCACCAGCCCCAGGGGCCAAGCTACCAGCCTCAGGTACCGAGCTACCAGCCCCAG gttcccagctaccagcccaagccccag ccccaggttcccagctaccagcccaagccccaggttcccagctaccagcccaagccccaggttcccagctaccagcccaagccccaggttcccagctacCAGCCCAAGCCCCAGGTGTATTCCCTTCATCCAAGGTCCCAGGTTCCCAGCTACCAGCCCATGCCCCAGGCGCCTCGCTACCAGGCCAAGCCGCAGCCCGTGCCTCAGCCCATGCCCCAGGCTCCTCGCTACCAGGCCAAGCCGCAGCCCGTGCCTCAGCCCATGCCCCAGGCTCCTCGCTACCAGGCCAAGCCGCAGCCCGTGCCTCAGCCCATGCCCCAGGCTCCTCGCTACCAGGCCAAGCCGCAGCCCGTGCCTCAGCCCATGCCCCAGGCTCCTCGCTACCAGGCCAAGCCGCAGCCCGTGCCTCAGCCCATGCCCCAGGCGCCTCGCTACCAGGCCAAGCCGCAGCCCGTGCCTCAGCCCATGCCCCAGGCGCCTCGCTACCAGGCCAAGCCGCAGCCCGTGCCTCAGCCCATGCCCCAGGCGCCTCGCTACCAGGCCAAGCCGCAGCCCGTGCCTCAGCCCATGCCCCCGGCGCCTCGCTACCAGGCCAAGCCGCAGCCCGTGCCTCAGCCCATGCCCCAGGCGCCTCGCTACCAGGCCAAGCCGCAGCCCGTGCCTCAGCCTATGCCCCAGGCGCCTCGCTACCAGGCCAAGCCGCAGCCCGTGCCTCAGCCTATGCCCCAGGCGCCTCGCTACCAGGCCAAGCCGCAGCCCGTGCCTCAGCCCATGCCCCAG GCGCCTCGCTACCAGGCCAAGCCGCAGCCCGTGCCTCAGCCCATGCCCCAGGCGCCTCGCTACCAGGCCAAACCGCAGCCCGTGCCTCAGCCCATGCCCCAGGCGCCTCGCTACCAGGCCAAGCCGCAGCCCGTGCCTCAGCCCATGCCCCAGGCGCCTCGCTACCAGGCCAAGCCGCAGCCCGTGCCTCAGCCCATGCCCCAGGCGCCTCGCTACCAGGCCAAGCCGCAGCCCGTGCCTCAGCCCATGCCCCAGGCGCCTCGCTACCAGGCCAAGCCGCAGCCCGTGCCTCAGCCCATGCCCCAGGCGCCTCGCTACCAGGCCAAGCCGCAGCCCGTGCCTCAGCCCATGCCCCAGGCGCCTCGCTACCAGGCCAAGCCGCAGCCCGTGCCTCAGCCCATGCCCCAGGCGCCTCGCTACCAGGCCAAGCCGCAGCCCGTGCCTCAGCCCATGCCCCAGGCGCCTCGCTACCAGGCCAAGCCGCAGCCCGTGCCTCAGCCCATGCCCCAGGCGCCTCGCTACCAGGCCAAGCCGCAGCCCGTGCCTCAGCCCATGCCCCAGGCGCCTCGCTACCAGGCCAAGCCGCAGCCCGTGCCTCAGCCCATGCCCCAGGCTCCTCGCTACCAGCTCAACCGCAATTTTGGCTCTGGTCTTACTGCCCAGACTGAAGCTTCAACCAGCACAGGGGATGCAGCAGG aatgaGTGGGACCAATTTCTATGGAAGCAAAGGTGGATTTGGCTACAGCCCCAACTAG
- the LOC121904487 gene encoding extensin-like isoform X4, with the protein MGLNLRVVLLWLLVIGELEAYIKSSYHGSNPGIWDMSYQPQGPSYQPKHQPQVPSYQPQVPSYQPQVPSYLPKPQVPSYQPKPQVPSYQPKPQVPSYPPKPQVPSYPPKPQVYSLHPRSQVPSYQPKPQVYSLHPRSQVPSYQPMPQAPRYQAKPQPVPQPMPQAPRYQAKPQPVPQPMPQAPRYQAKPQPVPQPMPQAPRYQAKPQPVPQPMPQAPRYQAKPQPVPQPMPQAPRYQAKPQPVPQPMPQAPRYQAKPQPVPQPMPQAPRYQAKPQPVPQPMPPAPRYQAKPQPVPQPMPQAPRYQAKPQPVPQPMPQAPRYQAKPQPVPQPMPQAPRYQAKPQPVPQPMPQAPRYQAKPQPVPQPMPQAPRYQAKPQPVPQPMPQAPRYQAKPQPVPQPMPQAPRYQAKPQPVPQPMPQAPRYQAKPQPVPQPMPQAPRYQAKPQPVPQPMPQAPRYQAKPQPVPQPMPQAPRYQAKPQPVPQPMPQAPRYQAKPQPVPQPMPQAPRYQAKPQPVPQPMPQAPRYQAKPQPVPQPMPQAPRYQAKPQPVPQPMPQAPRYQLNRNFGSGLTAQTEASTSTGDAAGMSGTNFYGSKGGFGYSPN; encoded by the exons ATGGGACTTAATCTACG TGTGGTGTTGCTATGGCTGCTGGTTATTGGAGAACTTGAAGCTTACATTAAAT CTTCCTATCATGGTTCTAATCCTGGCATTTGGGACATGAGCTACCAGCCCCAGGGGCCGAGCTACCAACCCaagcaccagcctcaggtacCGAGCTACCAGCCTCAGGTACCGAGCTACCAGCCTCAGGTTCCCAGCTACCTGCCcaagccccaggttcccagctaccagcccaagccccaggttcccagctaccagcccaagccccaggttcccagctacCCGCCcaagccccaggttcccagctacCCGCCCAAGCCCCAGGTTTATTCCCTTCATCCAAGGTCCCAG gttcccagctacCAGCCCAAGCCCCAGGTGTATTCCCTTCATCCAAGGTCCCAGGTTCCCAGCTACCAGCCCATGCCCCAGGCGCCTCGCTACCAGGCCAAGCCGCAGCCCGTGCCTCAGCCCATGCCCCAGGCTCCTCGCTACCAGGCCAAGCCGCAGCCCGTGCCTCAGCCCATGCCCCAGGCTCCTCGCTACCAGGCCAAGCCGCAGCCCGTGCCTCAGCCCATGCCCCAGGCTCCTCGCTACCAGGCCAAGCCGCAGCCCGTGCCTCAGCCCATGCCCCAGGCTCCTCGCTACCAGGCCAAGCCGCAGCCCGTGCCTCAGCCCATGCCCCAGGCGCCTCGCTACCAGGCCAAGCCGCAGCCCGTGCCTCAGCCCATGCCCCAGGCGCCTCGCTACCAGGCCAAGCCGCAGCCCGTGCCTCAGCCCATGCCCCAGGCGCCTCGCTACCAGGCCAAGCCGCAGCCCGTGCCTCAGCCCATGCCCCCGGCGCCTCGCTACCAGGCCAAGCCGCAGCCCGTGCCTCAGCCCATGCCCCAGGCGCCTCGCTACCAGGCCAAGCCGCAGCCCGTGCCTCAGCCTATGCCCCAGGCGCCTCGCTACCAGGCCAAGCCGCAGCCCGTGCCTCAGCCTATGCCCCAGGCGCCTCGCTACCAGGCCAAGCCGCAGCCCGTGCCTCAGCCCATGCCCCAG GCGCCTCGCTACCAGGCCAAGCCGCAGCCCGTGCCTCAGCCCATGCCCCAGGCGCCTCGCTACCAGGCCAAACCGCAGCCCGTGCCTCAGCCCATGCCCCAGGCGCCTCGCTACCAGGCCAAGCCGCAGCCCGTGCCTCAGCCCATGCCCCAGGCGCCTCGCTACCAGGCCAAGCCGCAGCCCGTGCCTCAGCCCATGCCCCAGGCGCCTCGCTACCAGGCCAAGCCGCAGCCCGTGCCTCAGCCCATGCCCCAGGCGCCTCGCTACCAGGCCAAGCCGCAGCCCGTGCCTCAGCCCATGCCCCAGGCGCCTCGCTACCAGGCCAAGCCGCAGCCCGTGCCTCAGCCCATGCCCCAGGCGCCTCGCTACCAGGCCAAGCCGCAGCCCGTGCCTCAGCCCATGCCCCAGGCGCCTCGCTACCAGGCCAAGCCGCAGCCCGTGCCTCAGCCCATGCCCCAGGCGCCTCGCTACCAGGCCAAGCCGCAGCCCGTGCCTCAGCCCATGCCCCAGGCGCCTCGCTACCAGGCCAAGCCGCAGCCCGTGCCTCAGCCCATGCCCCAGGCGCCTCGCTACCAGGCCAAGCCGCAGCCCGTGCCTCAGCCCATGCCCCAGGCTCCTCGCTACCAGCTCAACCGCAATTTTGGCTCTGGTCTTACTGCCCAGACTGAAGCTTCAACCAGCACAGGGGATGCAGCAGG aatgaGTGGGACCAATTTCTATGGAAGCAAAGGTGGATTTGGCTACAGCCCCAACTAG